The Setaria viridis chromosome 6, Setaria_viridis_v4.0, whole genome shotgun sequence genome contains a region encoding:
- the LOC117862040 gene encoding CASP-like protein UU-1, producing the protein MTVELESQEEAAAAETTMTMVAASAAHVRTSAALRVLAFAASLAAAVVVATNRQDRWGIIVSFRMFAVWEAFVAINFACAAYSLLTAIFVRRLVSKHWLHHGDLLTVNLQAASTAGAGAVGSVAMWGNQPSGWFAVCNLYRLYCDRGAVSLALAFVSFAALGVATTLSRFPRAPPPPPEASR; encoded by the exons ATGACGGTCGAGCTGGAGtcgcaggaggaggcggcggcggcggagacgacgatgacgatggtggccgcctccgccgcgcacGTCAGGACCAGCGCGGCGCTCCGGGTGCTGGCGTTCGCGGCGTCGCTCGCCGCAGCGGTGGTCGTGGCCACCAACAGGCAGGACCGCTGGGGCATCATCGTCAGCTTCAGGATGTTCGCCGTCTGGGA GGCTTTCGTGGCGATCAACTTCGCCTGCGCCGCCTACTCGTTGCTGACGGCGATCTTCGTGAGGCGGCTCGTCAGCAAGCACTGGCTGCACCACGGCGACCTGCTGACGGTGAACCTGCAGGCGGCGtcgaccgccggcgccggggcggtgGGGTCGGTGGCCATGTGGGGGAACCAGCCCAGCGGGTGGTTCGCCGTGTGCAACCTCTACCGGCTCTACTGCGACAGGGGCGCCGTCTCCCTCGCGCTCGCCTTCGTCTCCTTCGCCGCCCTCGGCGTCGCCACCACGCTCTCCCGCTTCCCCAGggcacccccaccaccaccggaaGCCTCCAGATGA
- the LOC117862038 gene encoding zinc finger protein CONSTANS-LIKE 15 → MKSGGGGGGGGGGGGGGGRQQWPCDYCGEAAAALHCRADAARLCVACDRHVHAANALSRKHVRAPLCAGCAGRPAAARVAAPATAAAWGEAAFLCADCCEGADCDGGAAARVAVEGFSGCPSAAELAASWGLDLRGGGCGGDGEEEAEDDAFFSVLDYSMLGADPELRDLYVPCDPPEGAAHAGGARRLKGEALCDQLAEMARREADTSHPHQPHSDLSPRTPRRNSAASSGRLPGKMAPPAPPPHHPPAAVQEVPLPYTSLLMMASANCTELIGGHDRMADDDEQLLWDCAPPSVPPTQIWDFNLGRSRDHDEKSSIEVGFGSNHGGFMIKSYSDMLKEISSGTTKDLEDIYDSRYCSTAEDIMSSNICQVSSKNVSTGSNKRKVSPSTSTMDGPTTSGNHVPTSGPALTREISFGDQTVSPAGAERPAAMRIDSETLAQNRDSAMQRYREKRKNRRYEKHIRYESRKLRADTRKRVKGRFVKSTEALNAGNGG, encoded by the exons AtgaagagcggcggcggcggaggcggtggaggaggaggaggaggaggagggggcaggCAGCAGTGGCCGTGCGACTActgcggggaggcggcggcggcgctgcactGCCGCGCGGACGCCGCGCGGCTCTGCGTGGCGTGCGACCGCCACGTGCACGCCGCCAACGCGCTGTCGCGGAAGCACGTGCGGGCGCCGCTCTGCGCGGGCTGCGCGGggcgcccggccgccgcgcgcgtcgcCGCCCCAGCCACCGCGGCAGCCTGGGGCGAGGCGGCGTTCCTCTGCGCGGACTGCTGCGAGGGCGCCGactgcgacggcggcgcggcggcgcgcgtggccGTCGAGGGGTTCTCCGGCTGCCCCTCGGCGGCCGAGCTCGCCGCGTCGTGGGGGCTcgacctccgcggcggcggatgcggcggcgatggcgaggaagaggcggaggaCGACGCCTTCTTCTCGGTGCTCGACTACTCCATGCTGGGGGCTGACCCGGAGCTGCGCGACCTCTACGTGCCGTGCGACCCGCCGGAGGGGGCCGCCCACGCGGGTGGCGCCAGGCGGCTTAAGGGGGAGGCGCTGTGCGACCAGCTCGCGGAGATGGCGCGCCGCGAGGCCGACACCTCGCACCCGCACCAGCCGCACTCGGATCTGAGcccccgcacgccgcgccggAACTCCGCGGCCTCAAGCGGACGCCTGCCAGGCAAGATGGcaccccccgcgccgccgcctcatcaTCCGCCTGCGGCGGTTCAGGAGGTGCCGTTGCCGTACACGTCATTGCTCATGATGGCATCGGCGAACTGCACCGAGCTCATTGGCGGACACGACCGGATGGCTGATGACGACGAGCAACTGCTATGGGATTGCGCACCGCCCTCAGTGCCGCCCACACAG ATATGGGACTTCAATTTAGGAAGGTCAAGGGATCACGATGAGAAGTCTTCTATTGAAGTTGGATTTGGTTCGAACCATGGAGGCTTTATGATTAAGAGTTATAGTGACATGCTTAAGGAAATTTCTTCGGGGACAACGAAGGATCTGGAAGATATTTATGACTCAAGATACTGCTCAACTGCTGAAGATATCATGTCCTCTAATATCTGTCAGGTGTCATCGAAAAAT GTGAGTACTGGGAGCAACAAAAGGAAGGTGAGCCCCAGCACCTCGACGATGGATGGACCGACAACCTCTGGGAACCATGTGCCCACTTCAGGACCAGCTCTCACAAGGGAAATCTCCTTTGGGGATCAAACCGTCTCTCCCGCAGGAGCTGAGAGGCCTGCTGCCATGAGGATCGACAGCGAGACGCTTGCTCAAAACAGGGACAGCGCGATGCAGCGGTAcagggagaagaggaagaatcGCAG GTATGAGAAGCACATCCGGTACgagtcgaggaagctgagggcgGACACGCGGAAGCGGGTGAAAGGGCGGTTCGTCAAGTCGACCGAGGCACTGAACGCCGGCAATGGCGGATGA